CGAAACAATCGCGGACGGCGCGCGCACGCCGAGCCTCGGAGTGCGCACATTCGATCTGCTGCGCCGTCATGCGCAGGACCTGATCAGCGTGCCCGACGAAGCGTTGCTCGAGGCGATGCGCTTCGCCTTCGAGCGGCTCAAGCTGGTGATCGAGCCGACCGGCGCGCTGGCGCTCGCGGCGGTGCGCTCGGGGAAGATCGAGACACGCGGGCGCCGCGTCGGCATCATGCTTTCGGGCGGCAATGTGGACCCGGCGCTGTACGCGAACAGCCTCTCGCCGCGCGCTTAGTCGCCGCGCGCCTGGTCGCGCCGCGCGCCTGGTCGCCACGGCGAGTCGGCGCCGCGAGCGTTCGAGCCTCTTCGGTCTCGGAGCGACTACTCCAGGCCGGCGCGAGCGAGGGCGGCGCGCATGGTGCCTTCGGCGTGTGCTCCCACCAGGTGCGCCTTGATCACGCCGTCGGTGCCAACGATGACGAATGACGGAATCGCCGTGGCGCCATAGAGCGACGCGACCGCGCCATCGCGATCGAGCAGCGTCGTCATCGAGAAACCGCGCTGGGTCATGAAGTTGGCGGCGACGTCGCCTCGCTCGCGCAGATTCACCGAATAGACGACCAGGCCGCGCCCTTTGAACTCGCGCGTCAGTCGGTCGAGCGCCGGCATGGTCATGCGGCACGGCCCGCACCAGGTCGCCCAGAAGTCGAGCAGCACGACCGAGCCCCGGTGTTCCTCGAGCTTGTGAAGCGCTCCGTCGACGTCGGCGAGTTCGAAGCCGGGTGCCGATTGCCCGGTGAGATCGAGTCGATTGGATCCGGGGCGTTCGAACGCGAGCACCTCACGTGCGCCGGCCGGCGGCGTGAAGGCGAACAGGCTGTCCAGGAGTGATGCCCCGAGCTGAACGCGATCGAACGTGACGTAGCGTTCCTCGATCAGCGTCCGATCGCCCATCGCGCGCTCGGTACGCAGGCCGTGGCGAACGATCACGCTGTCGGCGCGGGACACCCACACCTCACGCTTCACTTTGGCGGTGTCGCCCTTCGCGGGGGCGTAGCTCGCGAGCAGCACGTCACAGTGCTGCACCCCGGCCTCGGTGTGAACGGTGTCGGCGCGCAGGAGCCGGACGCTCTCGAGTCCGTCCAGTGCTCCAGCCGCCGGGCCCAGGGCGAGCGAGCGAACGCCCGGAGTCGCATCGCCTCGGTGCATGCGGCCGAGGCTATCGAGCGCTGGTGTCACCCCGCGGTGGCGAGTGTACTG
The window above is part of the Candidatus Eisenbacteria bacterium genome. Proteins encoded here:
- a CDS encoding TlpA family protein disulfide reductase; translation: MKLRTIAFALLLPALLAVIPLPMLAAAPTTGKGTTARPSGGTSARRTRPASGGAAVHAKAMGLLRAAASRWSADRTYRVHGVYRQAAQLGAQSQSASATFELAGAPGGRSREEIYENGTESLTLSDGNYTSSFIGSFGQYTRHRGVTPALDSLGRMHRGDATPGVRSLALGPAAGALDGLESVRLLRADTVHTEAGVQHCDVLLASYAPAKGDTAKVKREVWVSRADSVIVRHGLRTERAMGDRTLIEERYVTFDRVQLGASLLDSLFAFTPPAGAREVLAFERPGSNRLDLTGQSAPGFELADVDGALHKLEEHRGSVVLLDFWATWCGPCRMTMPALDRLTREFKGRGLVVYSVNLRERGDVAANFMTQRGFSMTTLLDRDGAVASLYGATAIPSFVIVGTDGVIKAHLVGAHAEGTMRAALARAGLE